In one Gossypium hirsutum isolate 1008001.06 chromosome D09, Gossypium_hirsutum_v2.1, whole genome shotgun sequence genomic region, the following are encoded:
- the LOC107891982 gene encoding NF-X1-type zinc finger protein NFXL1 codes for MSFQGRNRSRNPSQSTRQEWVPRGSSSTTTTVESSSTAASNSTPNVNQTSTRNDSKYRQTGRPTNHRRDREKGRSETQMAVRKEVDPNLPQLVQEIQDKLIKSTVECMICYDMVPRSGAIWSCSSCYSIFHLNCIKKWARAPTSVDLVAEKNQGFNWRCPGCQSVQFTSSKEIRYVCFCGKRTDPPSDLYLTPHSCGEPCGKPLEKELGLGSRVMKDELCPHVCVLQCHPGPCPPCKAFAPPRLCPCGKKVITTRCSDRKSVLTCGQRCGKLLECGRHQCERICHIGACDPCKVLINAPCFCKKKVEVVICGDMVVKGKVKAEDGIFSCSSTCGKKLRCGNHYCAENCHPGPCGDCELMPSKIRSCYCGKTSLQEQRQSCLDPIPTCSETCAKFLPCQVHRCDQVCHAGNCPPCLVLVTQKCLCGSTSRRVECYKTTLENERFTCDKPCGRKKSCGRHRCSERCCPLSNSNSLRSGGWDPHFCQMACGKKLRCGQHSCESLCHSGHCPPCLETIFTDLTCACGRTSIPPPLPCGTPPPSCQLPCSVPQPCGHSSSHSCHFGDCPPCSVPVAKECIGGHVVLRNLPCGSKDIRCNKLCGKTRQCGLHACGRTCHPAPCDVSSGAEPGVRTSCGQTCGAPRRDCRHTCTAPCHPSAPCPDVRCDFRVTITCSCGRLSATVPCDAGGCTGGFNADTVFEASIIQKLPVPLQPVESTGKKIPLGQRKLMCDDECAKLERKRVLADAFDITPPNLDALYFGENSVTSEVLFDLYRRDPKWVLAVEERCKFLVLGKNRGTTSGLKVHVFCPMLKDKRDAIRIIAERWKLTISAAGWEPKRFIVVHVTAKSKPPARIIGAKGSTSTGAVHPPVFDPLVDMDPRLVVSFLDLPRESDISALVLRFGGECELVWLNDKNALAVFSDPARAATAMRRLDHGSIYTGAIAFVQSGGASSANNAWGGTGPSSAVKANPWKKAVVQELGWKEDSWGGDESLGVTSDPGSAWKGKDAPIAASVNRWSVLDSETGVSSSSGAVRSEDPSKLAGVQSLSKMDSNAANSSSAGLLGGGLNGTEPLEVVDDWEKAYE; via the coding sequence ATGAGCTTTCAAGGCCGAAATAGATCAAGAAACCCTTCACAAAGCACTCGTCAAGAATGGGTTCCTAGAGGATCTTCATCCACAACCACCACCGTTGAAAGCAGCTCAACGGCCGCCTCTAATTCAACCCCTAATGTCAACCAAACCTCAACTCGAAATGATAGTAAGTACAGACAAACTGGTCGGCCCACCAACCATAGGAGAGATAGGGAAAAGGGAAGGAGTGAGACTCAGATGGCGGTAAGGAAGGAGGTTGATCCTAATTTGCCACAGCTTGTGCAGGAAATTCAGGACAAGCTTATAAAGAGTACGGTTGAATGTATGATTTGTTATGATATGGTACCGAGGTCTGGTGCTATATGGTCGTGCTCAAGTTGTTATTCTATCTTTCACCTCAATTGTATTAAGAAATGGGCGAGGGCACCCACTTCTGTTGATTTGGTGGCCGAGAAGAATCAGGGTTTTAATTGGCGTTGTCCGGGCTGTCAGTCTGTGCAGTTCACATCCTCTAAGGAGATACGGTATGTTTGCTTTTGTGGAAAGAGGACCGACCCTCCTTCTGATTTGTACTTGACTCCACATTCATGCGGGGAGCCCTGTGGAAAGCCCCTTGAGAAGGAGCTGGGATTAGGTTCTAGGGTGATGAAGGATGAACTTTGCCCTCATGTTTGTGTCTTGCAATGTCACCCTGGTCCATGTCCTCCTTGTAAGGCGTTTGCTCCACCACGTTTGTGTCCTTGTGGTAAGAAAGTTATTACAACCAGATGTTCTGATAGGAAGTCGGTTCTTACTTGTGGTCAGCGGTGTGGTAAACTTCTTGAGTGTGGGCGCCATCAGTGTGAACGTATTTGCCATATCGGAGCTTGTGATCCTTGCAAGGTTCTAATTAATGCCCCCTGTTTCTGCAAGAAAAAGGTTGAAGTTGTCATCTGCGGTGACATGGTTGTGAAGGGAAAGGTGAAAGCAGAAGATGGCATTTTTTCTTGTAGTTCAACATGTGGAAAGAAGCTTAGATGTGGTAACCATTACTGTGCTGAAAATTGCCATCCTGGTCCTTGTGGGGATTGTGAACTGATGCCAAGCAAGATCAGGTCTTGTTACTGTGGGAAAACAAGCTTGCAGGAGCAAAGGCAAAGTTGTTTGGACCCAATTCCAACTTGTTCAGAGACATGTGCCAAGTTCCTTCCTTGTCAAGTGCACCGATGTGACCAAGTCTGTCATGCTGGGAATTGTCCACCTTGTCTAGTTCTTGTCACCCAAAAATGCCTCTGTGGATCGACTTCTCGGAGGGTGGAATGCTACAAAACAACACTTGAAAATGAGAGATTTACATGTGACAAGCCTTGTGGGCGTAAGAAGAGTTGTGGTAGACATCGGTGTAGCGAGCGATGCTGCCCTCTCTCGAACTCTAATAGTCTTCGCTCCGGTGGTTGGGATCCACACTTCTGCCAAATGGCATGTGGGAAGAAGCTGAGGTGTGGACAGCATTCTTGTGAATCTCTTTGTCACAGTGGTCACTGCCCTCCATGCTTGGAAACGATCTTTACTGATTTGACATGTGCTTGTGGAAGAACTTCAATCCCTCCTCCATTGCCTTGTGGTACACCACCGCCTTCATGTCAACTTCCATGCTCAGTTCCGCAGCCTTGTGGCCATTCATCTTCTCACAGCTGCCATTTTGGAGACTGTCCACCTTGTTCTGTGCCTGTGGCGAAGGAATGCATTGGAGGACATGTTGTTCTTAGGAACCTTCCTTGTGGGTCGAAAGATATCAGATGTAACAAGCTCTGCGGGAAGACCAGGCAGTGTGGATTACATGCATGTGGGAGAACTTGTCACCCAGCTCCATGTGATGTATCATCTGGAGCTGAACCAGGTGTCAGGACCTCTTGTGGGCAGACATGTGGTGCCCCTCGGAGAGACTGCAGGCATACATGTACTGCACCTTGTCATCCCTCTGCACCATGTCCTGATGTTAGGTGTGATTTTCGAGTTACAATCACGTGTTCTTGTGGCCGGCTAAGCGCAACTGTCCCTTGCGATGCTGGGGGCTGTACTGGTGGTTTCAATGCCGATACAGTGTTTGAAGCTTCTATTATCCAAAAATTGCCCGTGCCTCTTCAACCAGTGGAATCAACTGGCAAAAAGATTCCTCTTGGACAAAGGAAGCTTATGTGTGATGATGAATGTGCTAAGTTGGAGCGCAAACGGGTTCTTGCAGATGCCTTTGACATCACTCCCCCAAATTTGGACGCACTTTATTTTGGTGAGAATTCGGTTACGTCAGAGGTGCTTTTTGACCTGTACAGGCGTGATCCGAAGTGGGTTCTAGCTGTAGAGGAGAGATGCAAGTTTTTGGTACTCGGCAAGAACAGAGGAACAACATCGGGTCTGAAGGTTCATGTGTTCTGTCCAATGCTGAAGGATAAGAGAGATGCTATCAGGATAATAGCAGAAAGGTGGAAGCTTACTATTAGTGCTGCTGGTTGGGAGCCCAAACGTTTTATTGTGGTTCATGTTACTGCCAAATCAAAACCACCAGCTCGCATCATTGGGGCTAAAGGGTCGACCAGTACTGGGGCAGTACACCCTCCTGTTTTTGATCCTCTAGTAGACATGGATCCAAGGCTTGTTGTTTCTTTCCTAGATTTGCCCCGAGAATCTGATATAAGTGCATTAGTGTTGAGGTTTGGTGGGGAGTGTGAACTTGTTTGGTTGAATGACAAGAACGCATTGGCTGTATTTAGTGATCCTGCTCGAGCTGCAACGGCTATGAGGAGATTGGATCATGGATCAATTTATACTGGGGCTATTGCCTTTGTTCAAAGTGGTGGAGCATCATCTGCTAATAATGCGTGGGGAGGAACAGGGCCAAGTTCTGCTGTAAAGGCAAATCCATGGAAGAAGGCTGTGGTGCAGGAGCTTGGTTGGAAGGAAGATTCATGGGGTGGTGATGAGTCTCTTGGTGTCACTTCAGATCCGGGTTCTGCATGGAAAGGCAAAGATGCTCCAATTGCTGCTTCAGTTAACCGCTGGAGTGTTCTGGATTCTGAAACAGGTGTAAGCTCATCTTCTGGAGCAGTTCGATCAGAAGATCCTTCAAAGCTGGCTGGGGTTCAATCCTTGTCAAAAATGGATTCAAATGCTGCCAATTCAAGTTCAGCTGGGCTGCTGGGTGGGGGTTTAAATGGAACAGAGCCATTGGAGGTTGTAGATGATTGGGAAAAGGCTTATGAATGA